In Solea senegalensis isolate Sse05_10M linkage group LG6, IFAPA_SoseM_1, whole genome shotgun sequence, one genomic interval encodes:
- the LOC122771338 gene encoding homeobox protein Nkx-2.5-like codes for MLLGGIHFLDGAEQELDDMMLQSPLTSTPFSVKDILKLEQQQQQQQQQQQQQQQSGSLELQHRVHNQQHLTGSPPQQQQQQQQLFQTPPSCMLAVTRDSSSFSDGEDNLAYLSALAVREEDRLSPDMYVHPPGLQGAKLEEQESKSCGLESRHDAAEGGQGDAERPAQKQRSRRRPRVLFSQAQVFELERRFKQQRYLSAPEREHLATTLKLTSNQVKIWFQNRRYKCKRQRQDKSLEAAGQHHPPPPRRVAVPVLVRDGKPCLGGAQSYAAAAAAAAPYASNPYSYNGYPAYTYNSPAYNSNYSCTYTSIPALPPSSSSNAFMNMNLGTVSGIGGSSQTHQGTAVTSCQGSLQGIRAW; via the exons ATGTTACTCGGCGGGATTCATTTCCTCGATGGTGCAGAGCAGGAGCTGGATGACATGATGCTGCAGAGTCCGCTCACCTCCACACCTTTCTCTGTCAAGGATATCCTCaaactggagcagcagcagcagcagcagcagcagcaacaacaacaacagcaacagagcGGGTCCCTGGAGCTCCAGCACCGGGTCCACAACCAGCAGCACCTGACCGGGTCGCctccccagcagcagcagcagcagcagcagcttttccaAACCCCGCCGTCCTGCATGCTCGCAGTCACCCGGGACAGTTCCTCCTTCTCGGACGGAGAGGATAATCTGGCGTACCTCAGCGCGCTGGCAGTACGGGAGGAGGACCGTCTGTCCCCGGACATGTACGTGCACCCGCCGGGCCTGCAGGGAGCCaagctggaggagcaggagagca AGAGCTGCGGGCTGGAGTCCAGGCATGACGCAGCGGAAGGCGGGCAGGGAGACGCTGAGCGGCCGGCGCAAAAGCAGAGGAGCCGGCGGAGGCCCAGGGTTCTCTTCTCCCAGGCGCAGGTCTTTGAGCTGGAGCGGCGCTTCAAGCAGCAGCGCTATCTGTCCGCCCCGGAACGGGAGCACCTCGCGACCACCCTCAAGCTCACCTCCAACCAGGTGAAGATCTGGTTCCAGAACCGGCGCTACAAGTGCAAACGGCAGCGGCAGGACAAGTCCCTGGAGGCGGCGGGGCAGCACCACCCTCCTCCGCCCCGGCGCGTCGCCGTGCCGGTGCTCGTCCGGGATGGGAAGCCGTGTCTGGGCGGCGCGCAAAGctacgctgctgctgccgccgccgcggCTCCGTACGCATCCAACCCGTACAGCTACAACGGATACCCGGCATACACATACAACAGCCCCGCTTATAACAGCAACTACAGCTGCACGTACACTAGCATCCCCGCCCTCCCTCCTTCCAGCTCCTCCAACGCCTTCATGAACATGAACCTGGGAACCGTGAGCGGCATTGGCGGCTCCTCGCAGACGC